Proteins from a genomic interval of Sulfurospirillum oryzae:
- a CDS encoding bifunctional riboflavin kinase/FAD synthetase, with protein sequence MLRRSTILKKESVDALAIGSFDGIHVGHRQLINHLGENGALFVIDKDQANLTPGIKRSEYAGYPCMFFHFLKIKHLSGAEFVELLKKEFINLKKIVVGYDFFFGAHRSCNAYDLQKFFDGEVIIVEEYSYKGVSIHSSVIRSYLQEGRLSEANRFLGREYAITGDVITGQGLGNKELVPTLNLKVLEYLIPREGVYATRTKIAQHIYNSVSFIGTRHTTDGQFSVETHILDETISEIQGAIELFFVEFLRDNQKFNTLLDLKIQIEQDIKEARKHLFTCKVYLSDFL encoded by the coding sequence ATGTTGAGACGTTCTACTATTTTAAAAAAAGAGAGTGTTGACGCATTAGCCATCGGTAGTTTTGATGGCATTCATGTAGGACATCGACAACTTATTAATCATTTAGGTGAGAATGGTGCGCTTTTTGTTATTGACAAAGACCAAGCCAACCTAACCCCTGGGATTAAACGTAGTGAATATGCCGGATATCCGTGTATGTTTTTTCATTTTTTAAAAATCAAACATCTCAGTGGTGCAGAATTTGTTGAACTCTTAAAAAAAGAGTTTATCAACCTCAAAAAAATCGTTGTCGGATATGACTTCTTCTTTGGCGCGCATCGTTCTTGCAATGCGTATGATCTTCAAAAGTTTTTTGATGGCGAAGTGATCATTGTTGAAGAGTATAGCTATAAAGGTGTTTCAATTCATTCAAGTGTTATTCGTAGTTATTTACAAGAAGGGCGCTTGAGCGAGGCAAATCGTTTCTTAGGGCGTGAATATGCCATTACAGGCGATGTCATTACAGGTCAGGGACTTGGCAATAAAGAACTTGTTCCAACACTAAATCTCAAAGTCTTAGAGTATCTCATTCCTCGTGAGGGTGTTTATGCTACACGTACAAAAATAGCACAGCATATTTATAACTCGGTATCGTTTATTGGTACACGTCATACAACCGATGGGCAATTTTCAGTTGAAACACATATATTGGATGAAACCATTAGCGAAATTCAAGGAGCCATTGAGCTCTTTTTTGTAGAGTTTTTACGCGACAATCAAAAGTTTAACACACTTTTGGATCTTAAAATACAGATAGAACAAGATATCAAAGAGGCAAGAAAACATCTCTTTACATGTAAAGTTTATCTCAGTGATTTTTTATAG
- the tlyA gene encoding 23S rRNA (cytidine-2'-O)-methyltransferase TlyA, with the protein MRLDSYVFEKGFAQSRNKAAELIKEGSVWLNGKVERKSSVEIGENDTVEVTKIVQYVSRAGLKLRGFINELGLHVKDTDILDIGSSTGGFVQVWLEENAKSVTAVDVGNEQLHPSLKVDSRIILHENSDIRLFEPKRTYDMVSCDVSFIGIGALLESIDRLAKRDIIILFKPQFEVGKDVKRTTKGVVKDGSAIIRAQHQFEAQTVSLGWQLVDKRESLIKGKEGNVETFYYFKKREC; encoded by the coding sequence ATGAGACTAGATAGTTATGTGTTTGAAAAAGGGTTCGCCCAAAGTCGCAATAAGGCAGCAGAACTTATTAAAGAGGGCAGTGTTTGGCTTAATGGCAAAGTAGAGCGTAAGAGCTCTGTGGAGATCGGTGAAAACGATACGGTTGAAGTGACAAAAATTGTTCAATATGTGAGTCGCGCGGGACTTAAGCTTCGTGGCTTTATTAATGAATTAGGGTTACATGTAAAAGACACAGATATTCTAGACATTGGGAGCAGTACGGGTGGTTTTGTTCAGGTATGGCTTGAGGAAAATGCCAAGAGTGTGACGGCTGTGGATGTTGGAAATGAGCAGCTTCACCCAAGTCTAAAAGTCGATTCTCGAATTATTTTACATGAAAATAGTGATATTCGACTTTTTGAGCCAAAACGAACCTATGATATGGTCAGTTGCGATGTTTCGTTTATAGGGATTGGTGCTCTTTTAGAATCTATTGATCGATTGGCAAAGCGTGACATTATTATTTTATTTAAGCCACAATTTGAAGTGGGAAAAGATGTTAAACGCACAACCAAAGGTGTCGTTAAAGATGGCTCGGCTATTATTCGCGCACAACATCAGTTTGAGGCGCAAACCGTAAGCCTTGGCTGGCAGTTGGTCGATAAAAGAGAATCGCTTATTAAAGGGAAAGAGGGGAATGTTGAGACGTTCTACTATTTTAAAAAAAGAGAGTGTTGA
- the ligA gene encoding NAD-dependent DNA ligase LigA, which yields MSYEEYLAKIDLANAWAKAYYVDDAPVASDEEYDRLYHEILKYEQENPLFADESSPTKRVGGLVLEGFNKAEHKARMWSMEDVFDEHDLDAWIERVKKVQEHFTFYCEPKFDGASLNLIYENGVLKQAITRGDGSIGEDVTENVKTIGSIPLRINYQEPIEIRGEVVIKKADFERLNQERLSLGEPLFANPRNAAAGSLRQLDTSITAKRKLMFYPWGIGANTLTQSFLSQKMSFVYSLGFLQPPRIVVTKSVDDVHTLYAELIAKRDEIEMMMDGMVVKVDDANLQEELGYTVKYPKWMVAFKFPAIEKVTQLKDITLQVGRTGVVTPVAEVEAVNIEGVIVERATLHNFDEIERKDIRIGDSVIIIRSGDVIPKIIKVLEDRRNGSERVVQRPINCPVCHSELLDDGALIKCQNLSCDARVLGAMIHFASKKALNIDGLGDKIVEQLYEQKLVLHVKDLYALRLEQLLELEGFKEKKAQNLLEAIEQSKGVSLEKFINALGIEHIGEVAAKKIARAFGLEWLEASYEQIIALEGFGEEMAKSLIEFIHVNKHETYELMAVIQPIASKLEITESLFTGKTVVLTGSMSKPRDDIKVMLEKLGAKVSGSVSKKTDFVIYGEEAGSKLAKALELGVKTLSESELNEMIL from the coding sequence ATGAGCTACGAAGAATATTTAGCCAAAATTGATCTTGCCAATGCGTGGGCAAAGGCGTATTATGTTGATGATGCACCTGTGGCAAGCGATGAAGAATATGACAGGCTCTATCATGAAATCTTGAAGTATGAGCAAGAAAATCCTCTTTTTGCAGATGAGAGTAGCCCTACCAAGCGTGTAGGGGGCTTGGTGCTTGAAGGTTTTAACAAAGCGGAGCACAAAGCACGTATGTGGAGTATGGAAGATGTGTTCGATGAACATGACCTTGATGCGTGGATAGAGCGTGTTAAAAAAGTTCAAGAGCATTTTACTTTTTACTGTGAGCCAAAATTTGATGGTGCCAGCCTCAATCTCATCTATGAAAATGGCGTGCTCAAACAAGCCATTACGAGAGGTGATGGAAGCATTGGTGAAGATGTGACCGAAAATGTTAAAACCATTGGCTCCATTCCTTTACGCATCAACTATCAAGAGCCCATCGAAATTCGTGGTGAAGTGGTGATTAAAAAGGCAGACTTTGAAAGGCTTAACCAAGAGCGCTTAAGTCTTGGTGAGCCTCTGTTTGCCAACCCACGCAACGCCGCAGCAGGGAGCCTTAGACAGCTTGATACAAGCATTACCGCGAAGCGAAAACTGATGTTTTACCCGTGGGGTATTGGGGCAAATACTCTCACACAGAGCTTTTTAAGTCAAAAAATGAGCTTTGTTTACAGTCTTGGCTTTTTACAACCACCTCGTATCGTCGTAACCAAAAGTGTGGATGATGTGCATACCCTCTATGCAGAACTCATAGCCAAGCGCGATGAGATTGAGATGATGATGGATGGCATGGTTGTTAAGGTCGATGATGCAAACTTGCAAGAAGAGCTAGGCTATACTGTAAAGTACCCTAAATGGATGGTAGCGTTTAAATTTCCCGCGATTGAGAAAGTGACACAACTGAAAGACATTACACTTCAAGTAGGACGTACCGGTGTGGTAACACCTGTGGCGGAAGTAGAAGCTGTGAACATTGAAGGTGTCATCGTCGAGCGAGCGACCCTACACAATTTTGATGAGATCGAGCGCAAAGATATTCGCATAGGGGACAGCGTCATTATCATCCGTAGTGGGGATGTTATTCCTAAGATCATCAAAGTGCTTGAAGATCGTCGTAATGGAAGTGAAAGAGTGGTTCAAAGACCGATAAATTGTCCGGTGTGTCATAGCGAGCTTTTGGACGATGGTGCACTCATTAAATGTCAAAACCTCTCCTGCGATGCAAGGGTTTTAGGGGCAATGATTCACTTTGCATCTAAAAAAGCACTCAATATCGATGGTCTTGGCGACAAAATCGTTGAACAACTTTATGAGCAAAAACTTGTTTTACATGTAAAAGATCTCTACGCCTTACGATTAGAGCAACTACTCGAATTAGAAGGCTTTAAAGAGAAGAAAGCACAAAATCTTTTAGAGGCGATTGAGCAGAGCAAAGGAGTGAGCTTAGAGAAGTTCATTAATGCTTTGGGGATTGAGCATATTGGTGAAGTGGCAGCTAAAAAGATTGCACGAGCATTTGGCTTGGAGTGGCTCGAAGCAAGTTATGAGCAAATTATCGCGCTTGAGGGATTTGGTGAAGAGATGGCGAAGAGCTTGATAGAGTTTATCCATGTCAATAAGCACGAAACCTATGAATTGATGGCAGTTATTCAACCCATCGCCTCAAAACTAGAGATAACCGAATCTCTTTTTACAGGTAAAACGGTAGTGTTAACAGGTTCTATGAGTAAGCCACGTGATGACATCAAAGTGATGCTTGAAAAATTGGGCGCAAAAGTGAGTGGGAGTGTCTCTAAAAAGACCGATTTTGTCATTTATGGCGAAGAAGCAGGCAGTAAGTTAGCTAAAGCCTTAGAACTGGGTGTAAAGACACTGAGTGAAAGTGAATTAAACGAGATGATTTTATGA
- a CDS encoding TSUP family transporter: protein MEFEFYYYLVFLLTGLIAGFIDAIAGGGGIITIPVLLASGMPPHIALATNKLQGTFGSGMASINFIRKGFISWHEVFVGVLYTFIGAALGTYAILLMDASILAKIIPAMLVGIFIYTLLSPKMGENDRHAYLGHHLFFLIFGIGLGFYDGFFGPGTGTFWTIALVTLLGFNLKKATAQTKVMNFTSNIVSLAVFLWSGNVLFVVGLLMGLGQVIGAYMGSNMVIKKEVKFIRTFFLIMVGLTLLKLIYTSYIA from the coding sequence ATGGAGTTTGAATTTTATTACTATCTTGTTTTCCTTCTGACGGGGCTTATTGCAGGCTTTATTGATGCTATTGCAGGAGGCGGTGGGATTATCACAATTCCTGTACTTTTAGCTTCTGGTATGCCTCCGCATATCGCACTTGCGACCAATAAACTTCAAGGTACATTTGGAAGTGGGATGGCTTCAATTAACTTTATTCGCAAAGGATTTATCTCTTGGCATGAGGTCTTTGTGGGTGTGCTCTACACGTTTATTGGTGCAGCACTTGGAACGTATGCCATTTTACTTATGGATGCAAGTATTTTAGCAAAGATTATCCCTGCAATGCTTGTGGGCATTTTTATCTACACACTCTTATCGCCTAAAATGGGTGAGAATGACCGTCATGCCTATCTTGGGCATCATCTCTTCTTTCTTATTTTTGGTATCGGACTTGGCTTTTATGATGGATTTTTTGGCCCAGGCACAGGTACCTTTTGGACAATAGCATTAGTGACACTCCTAGGCTTTAATCTTAAAAAAGCAACGGCACAAACAAAAGTGATGAATTTTACAAGCAATATAGTCTCTTTAGCTGTCTTTTTATGGAGTGGTAATGTCCTATTTGTGGTAGGTTTACTGATGGGGCTAGGACAAGTTATAGGGGCTTATATGGGCTCTAATATGGTCATTAAAAAAGAGGTGAAGTTTATCCGCACGTTTTTCTTAATTATGGTTGGACTGACACTTTTAAAACTTATTTATACCAGTTATATCGCATGA